In a single window of the Paenibacillus sp. MMS20-IR301 genome:
- a CDS encoding ABC transporter substrate-binding protein: MKNNQKGFLTLAMSTLLFIAGCGAGNTNTSNTDAAAATAAPTAEAASQAAPAADDVNIRFGYSPWLGSAGAIVANEKNIFAAKGANVEFVQMEGNTRDAFMSGKLDAVVQSLDAVVQMKANEDAKDPVQVIAVIDRSKGADGIIARKDIAALQDLKGKDIAVSIGSVAHFLLLHALQTVDLRESDMNIVNMNNNLAGSTFMAGQVDAAVTWEPYLSEAAAKDGHLLYSTADAPNLIVDALVVRKSMIDEHPEALKAMVAAFDEGLELFNTTDEGKQLVADALDMDLAAVNSTIATLDLTTSEASKTMLVDNKAEWESTMGGFSAFFIDQKIITAPVDTAGIINGFLYE, translated from the coding sequence TCCAATACTGATGCCGCCGCCGCAACAGCAGCGCCGACTGCTGAAGCTGCAAGCCAGGCTGCTCCTGCCGCAGATGATGTCAATATCCGCTTTGGCTACAGCCCTTGGCTTGGATCTGCCGGTGCAATTGTAGCCAACGAGAAAAATATTTTCGCCGCTAAAGGTGCGAATGTAGAATTTGTGCAAATGGAAGGCAATACGAGGGATGCCTTCATGTCAGGCAAGCTTGATGCTGTGGTCCAGTCTCTGGACGCAGTCGTTCAGATGAAAGCTAATGAAGATGCTAAAGACCCGGTTCAGGTCATTGCCGTCATTGACAGATCCAAAGGAGCGGACGGAATCATCGCCAGGAAAGATATTGCCGCACTGCAGGACCTGAAAGGCAAAGACATTGCCGTATCCATCGGCTCTGTAGCCCACTTCCTGCTGCTGCACGCCCTGCAGACGGTGGATCTGCGGGAATCCGATATGAACATTGTGAATATGAACAATAACCTGGCGGGTTCCACCTTCATGGCCGGTCAGGTAGATGCCGCTGTGACCTGGGAACCGTATCTGTCCGAAGCGGCTGCGAAAGACGGTCATCTGCTCTACTCCACGGCGGATGCGCCAAATCTGATCGTCGATGCGCTGGTCGTCAGGAAGAGTATGATCGATGAGCATCCGGAAGCGCTCAAGGCAATGGTCGCTGCTTTTGACGAAGGACTTGAACTGTTCAACACAACAGATGAAGGCAAGCAGCTTGTAGCAGATGCACTGGATATGGATCTGGCCGCAGTGAACAGCACCATTGCCACACTGGATCTGACGACCTCAGAGGCCTCCAAAACAATGCTCGTTGATAACAAAGCTGAGTGGGAAAGTACGATGGGCGGCTTCTCCGCATTCTTTATAGACCAGAAAATCATTACCGCTCCGGTTGACACCGCCGGCATTATTAATGGTTTCCTGTACGAATAA